Within the Methanomassiliicoccales archaeon genome, the region GGCGCTCGTTCTCGGTGGTGTGCTGGCTATTTTCACGGCATTATATGGCAAGAAGGAGAAATCGTTGCTGGACGAACTGTTGATGATCGTAGGGTTCTTCTTCGGCGCGTTCCTTGTATTCCTTGGCATCCAGGCGGTACTGATGACGCCTCGGCCGATAGCGCTGGCAGCGATCGCGGTCACTTTGGCACTGGGTCTCTCGATGTTCCTCAAGCCTCTTCGCAAGATACCTTTCTCCATGATCATCTCACTGATCGCGGGAGGTGTGGTGGCGTACTTCCTGATCAAGCTCAACCTGAGCGCCACCTGGGTGCTGGTCATTGCGCTGGTCGTCATGGCGATAGTCTGGATAATCCTAAAGTTCCTGGGCATCGGTGCCAGGATCGCTGAATGGATATTGACGGCAAGGCCGATCATGCTCATAGTCGGGGTCATCGGGCTGATCGAAGGTGTCCTGCTGTGGATGGGCAGCACCCTCTGAAACGCCCCGAATCCCGTAAACCTTTAAATGAGGGCAGGCATATCCAAGCCTCACGCGGGCCTGTGGCTTAGCATGGATATAGCACTGGCCTTCTACTCCTTGCCTTCCGGTAAGAGAAGCAAGTCAGTGGTCTCGGGTTCGAATCGGCCGATCCTCCGGGTTCGGTCGCGAAAATCCCGACAGGCCCGCCAATAGGGAAACATTGATAAGTGCTAATGGAATCAGGGCAAGAAATCTGGTGATTCAAATGAAGAGAAGTTCACGCGCCTGGAAGAAAAGAGGCAAGCAGCGCTGGAAATGGCGCAAGAAGAAGATGCGGCGCCGGAAGCGGGCACAGAAGATGCGCAAGGCTTAAAGCTGACCAAGTGGGGGTATGGGGTAACTAGGTATCCTCGCGGGCTCCAGTTAATTGGGAATGATTGCTAACGGGTTTGCTGATCCGGTGATGAATAACTGGAGCGATGACCCATTAGTTCGCGCGGGGTAGCTCCCTGCGTAGAAGAAACCCGCTGATCTGGGTTCAAATCCCAGTGCCCCCACATTATTGTCTGGCCAAAGGACTTTTTGCCCCTCGTTTTCGATTGGCCTTTTGGCGGTTATGTAGAGACGCGCACAACCGGAAGCGGTTCCGGCTGCGACGCCTCCTTCGTTCTCTCCGACGCTTTGCCCTGCATCCGTGCACGGACCTGCTCCAGGTAATTGAACGCCATCCGCTGCATCTTCGCCAGCTCCAGGACCGTCAGGCCCAGGTACCTTATCGTCTGCTTCTCCGACGTGTGTCCCAGCGCCTCCATGATCTCCACCATCGGCACCCCGGCGAAGTACGCCAACCTCGCCCCGGTGCGCCTCAGCGTGTGGTTCCCGATCGGGCGCTGTATGCCCGCCCGCTTGGCGACACGCTGCACGATGTTGTCGATCGCGGTGTGACCGTATGCCGCCAGCTTGCCGCCCCTCTCGTAGATGATGTACGCCTTCGGCACATCCACGTCCGGATCCTTCCGCCTTGCCTTCTCTATCAACGCTTCCCTCAATTCTTCCCATCTTTGTACCTCCTCCAACGTGTCCGGCCCCCAGGCCAGATTCCTGAACTTCCCGCCGCCACGACCCTTGCCATGGACGGCCACGATCCCGGCATCCTCCAGGAACGACTCGAGCATCCGCTCGACCTCTATGCGCCTCAACCAAAGTCGCAGCTCCAGGTGGATCACTATCCTCTCGACGCCCACCGAGGCGTCTATCATCCCGATCGCTTCCTCCTCCGTCAGCCAATCGACGTGCTGCCTGGTCTCCGAGGGCCACCCGATCTCCGCATCCCGGACTATCGGGTTCTTGAAGGTGAGCAGGAACTGGTTCAGCACGCAGATGTTCTGCTTCTGATAACATATGGACCAGCCCAGCCGCTCGAACTCCGCCAGCAGGAAGTCCAGCTCCTTGTCGCCGAACTGCTTCGGCTTGGTCTCCAGGCCAGCCTTGTCGAGAATCCGGTAGAGCCGGAGCAGCCTTCCCCGATACTTTCCCGCCTGGCCTTTCGATAGCCTTCGCCGAGCCGTCTTCTTGGCCAGGAAGCTGTCGATGCGCTGCTCCAGATAACGCTGTTTTGAAGGCAACCATCCTCAGCCCCCTAGCTCGTGCAGGCGTTCCTCTTCGAGGTCCCGACGGACACGCTGCAGATCGTCCAAGGCTACGTCCATAACCTCGGCCGGGAGCGACGCCTCTCTGATCGTGATAGGGGGTCTTGGCGAGGGCCCGACATGGACGAGCTCGCCGCAGGAGACACAGCGGCGGCAGGATGAGAACGAAGTGACATGCGGGACCGTCCCGCCTCCACAGAGATCACAGCGAATGTCTTTCACAGGGCGGGTGACGGAGCTCATGACCGGAACCTCCCCAGGAACTCGACGATAACGTCGAACATACCGCCCACCTTCATCTGCTTCAGAACGATCTGCAGCTCTCTGATCTCCGCCCGTTCCTGGACGATATACAAGTGCATGTTCTGCGCATAGGCAGCGTTCTCCGGATCCTTGACGTCCTTCTCGAGCC harbors:
- a CDS encoding tyrosine-type recombinase/integrase is translated as MPSKQRYLEQRIDSFLAKKTARRRLSKGQAGKYRGRLLRLYRILDKAGLETKPKQFGDKELDFLLAEFERLGWSICYQKQNICVLNQFLLTFKNPIVRDAEIGWPSETRQHVDWLTEEEAIGMIDASVGVERIVIHLELRLWLRRIEVERMLESFLEDAGIVAVHGKGRGGGKFRNLAWGPDTLEEVQRWEELREALIEKARRKDPDVDVPKAYIIYERGGKLAAYGHTAIDNIVQRVAKRAGIQRPIGNHTLRRTGARLAYFAGVPMVEIMEALGHTSEKQTIRYLGLTVLELAKMQRMAFNYLEQVRARMQGKASERTKEASQPEPLPVVRVST